From the Actinopolymorpha singaporensis genome, the window GGCCGACCCGGTGGTGCCGTACCCGCGGCTTCGGCAGCTTGTCGGCCAGCAACCCGTGACGGACCCGGCCGTGCAGGACGCCGTCGCCGCGATCGCCACTGCCACCGACCGGCCGGCCGAGATCCTGCGCTCGCTGCGCAGGCTGGCCGCGCTGGACACCGTCGACCTGGTACCCGAGGACGGCGTGGGATCGCTCTTCCCGGTGACCGACGGCTGTCTGGCACTCGCCCAGATCGAGGTTCACCTGCGACCAGACGGCGACCGCTGGGTGGTCGTCGACGACACGGCGGTGGACAACTCGGTGCGGCCCGCGCACGTTCGCACCCGGACCATCCAGGAGCTGCTGCTCACCACGCCGGCCGAGGCGCCCGGCGTCGGACCGGTGCCCGAGCCTGCTCGCCTGCGTGCCGCCGAGCTGACCGCCGACTCTCTGCGGGTCGACTTCACCCAGCCGCTGTTGCCGGCGACGGTCGGCCCGAACGCGTTCACGGTGACCGCGCTGGGTGCGACCGGCTGGGACGGCGTCGAGGTGAGCGACGTCCTGCTGGACGAGGCGGGCACCTCCGTGACCCTGACACTGAGCTCGACTCCGGATGTACGGCCGGTCCGCGTGGTCGCTCGTGGCGCCGGATCCACCCCGCTGCTCGGTGCCGACGGGCAGCCGCTGTCCGGCAACGAAGCCGACGGCCGGACCGTGCACGCCGGCGAGGACGGCGCCCTGCTGATCGACAACTCCGGCCCCGACCCTGAGTGAGGTAGACAGATGCCCACCACCGGCCCTACCCCCGGCACCGCCACCACGCCGCTGGAGCTACTCGGCACCACCGCGGGAGTGAGCGTGGTCGACCCGACCACCATCCTCACCCGGCTCTGGTACTTCGACGGCAAGTTCCTGCGGGCGGACGGCTTCCGGTTGGACCAGGACTACGTACGGGCCCTCGCTGCCCTGTCTCACCAGGCCACCGGCAGCGGTGTGGTGTACGGCTTCGACGTCACCCGGCCGGCGACTGGCGACAGGCTGCGGGTCGCCGGCGGCCTGGCGCTGGCC encodes:
- a CDS encoding GerMN domain-containing protein, encoding MVTPDLVLSSDTCGTASLPLNPFVSNRYHFGMLLGVADLDTEQGYHRGKTWLHNAWLHGPGAVWGLGVEVTPANNEIVVLPGLALDGNGRELRVADRLCLDLGRWYAERRPDDLEVTEQADGSVTFTAHVRLCAQQCLDRPVPSVSEPCEGSDLGTAYSRTVEQALPSLAAGPAPADPVVPYPRLRQLVGQQPVTDPAVQDAVAAIATATDRPAEILRSLRRLAALDTVDLVPEDGVGSLFPVTDGCLALAQIEVHLRPDGDRWVVVDDTAVDNSVRPAHVRTRTIQELLLTTPAEAPGVGPVPEPARLRAAELTADSLRVDFTQPLLPATVGPNAFTVTALGATGWDGVEVSDVLLDEAGTSVTLTLSSTPDVRPVRVVARGAGSTPLLGADGQPLSGNEADGRTVHAGEDGALLIDNSGPDPE